The Selenihalanaerobacter shriftii genome includes a window with the following:
- the secD gene encoding protein translocase subunit SecD, which yields MTRKQKRLAKVVGMVALVFIAAYLLFPINQSIKLGLDLQGGTHVVLEAQPTENNQINNESMRRVTSVISRRVNQMGLTEPVIQRQGDRRIIVELPGIKNPNQAIETIGKTAQLKFKNPAGEVVMTGEYLVDASAKYGTEFNRPVIQFKLNDAGANKFAAITKEYVGQRIAIYLDKDLLTNPQVQNPITGGRGVITGYKSLEEAQKDALLLKAGALPVPVKVIENRTVGPTLGQISIDQSIQAGLIGLTGVAILMIILYRVSGLIATIALGFYGVVVLGTLAGLNATLTLPGIAGIILSIGMAVDANIIIFERIKEELSNGKTVRASIKSGFERAFKTILDSNITTLITAAILAYFGTGTVRGFAITLSIGILTSMFTAIVVTRTIIDLFLDANILKGQHSFGRARR from the coding sequence ATGACCCGAAAGCAGAAAAGATTAGCTAAAGTGGTCGGGATGGTAGCTTTGGTTTTTATAGCTGCTTACTTATTATTTCCGATCAATCAAAGTATTAAATTAGGATTAGATTTACAAGGAGGAACACATGTTGTTTTAGAAGCACAACCTACAGAAAATAATCAGATTAATAATGAATCAATGCGTCGCGTTACAAGTGTTATTAGTCGACGAGTGAATCAAATGGGATTAACTGAACCGGTGATTCAGAGGCAAGGAGATAGAAGAATTATTGTAGAACTTCCAGGCATCAAGAATCCGAATCAAGCCATTGAAACTATCGGTAAAACAGCTCAATTGAAATTTAAGAACCCAGCTGGTGAAGTGGTGATGACCGGAGAGTATTTAGTTGATGCTAGTGCCAAATATGGTACAGAATTTAATAGACCAGTAATTCAATTTAAATTAAATGATGCTGGAGCAAATAAATTTGCTGCGATAACTAAGGAATATGTAGGACAAAGAATTGCTATCTATTTAGATAAGGACTTATTAACTAATCCACAAGTTCAAAATCCAATTACTGGTGGTAGAGGAGTTATTACTGGTTATAAGTCATTAGAAGAAGCACAAAAAGATGCATTATTATTAAAAGCAGGTGCTTTACCAGTGCCAGTTAAAGTAATTGAAAATAGAACTGTGGGACCTACTTTAGGACAGATATCTATTGATCAAAGCATTCAAGCTGGCTTAATTGGTTTAACAGGAGTAGCTATATTAATGATAATTCTATATAGAGTTTCTGGTTTAATAGCTACTATAGCGTTAGGTTTTTATGGTGTTGTTGTATTAGGAACTTTAGCTGGATTAAATGCAACTTTAACTTTACCAGGAATTGCTGGTATTATTCTTTCTATTGGTATGGCTGTAGATGCTAACATTATTATCTTTGAGAGAATTAAAGAAGAGTTAAGTAATGGAAAAACTGTACGAGCATCTATTAAATCAGGCTTTGAACGAGCTTTTAAAACGATTTTAGACTCCAATATAACTACTTTAATTACAGCAGCGATTTTAGCTTACTTTGGAACGGGAACTGTTCGAGGTTTTGCTATTACATTAAGTATAGGAATTTTAACTAGTATGTTTACAGCTATAGTTGTAACTAGAACAATCATTGATCTGTTCTTAGATGCTAATATATTAAAAGGCCAACATTCATTTGGTCGGGCAAGGAGGTAA
- the secF gene encoding protein translocase subunit SecF — protein MNIIGKRKIWFALSALIIIAGIISMVAQGMNWGIDFTGGTLMEFSFDKQVSTEEIRDIFVEFNLGEESSIQNVGENNILIRTINLKQSTITDVQSKIKAEYPSAKMLRTEMVGPTIGSELKNKALWALLIASIAIVIYISVRFEFKFAMAAIIALLHDVFIVIGIFSILGREINSPFIAALLTIVGYSINDTIVIFDRVRENINYREKESFAELNNNAVLDTLPRSINTSLTTLITVVAILVLGGATIQTFMLALLIGILSGTYSSIFVASPVLVEWDIWQENKNNAVT, from the coding sequence TTGAATATTATTGGTAAGAGGAAGATTTGGTTTGCCCTATCAGCCCTAATTATTATTGCTGGTATAATTTCTATGGTAGCTCAAGGGATGAATTGGGGAATTGATTTTACTGGTGGTACTTTAATGGAGTTTAGTTTTGATAAACAGGTGAGTACTGAAGAAATTAGAGATATTTTTGTTGAATTTAATTTAGGTGAAGAGAGTTCAATTCAAAATGTTGGTGAAAATAATATTTTAATTCGAACAATAAATCTTAAACAGTCTACTATTACAGATGTTCAATCAAAAATTAAAGCTGAATATCCATCAGCTAAAATGTTAAGAACTGAAATGGTAGGGCCAACTATTGGATCAGAATTAAAGAATAAAGCTTTATGGGCTTTATTAATAGCTTCTATAGCTATTGTAATTTATATCAGTGTTAGATTTGAGTTTAAGTTTGCTATGGCAGCTATTATTGCATTATTACATGATGTTTTTATTGTAATCGGTATTTTCTCAATTTTAGGTAGAGAAATTAATAGTCCGTTTATAGCTGCTTTATTAACGATTGTAGGTTATTCTATTAATGATACAATTGTTATTTTTGATAGAGTTAGAGAGAATATTAATTATCGAGAGAAGGAATCATTTGCTGAATTAAATAATAATGCTGTTTTAGATACATTACCGCGTTCAATTAATACATCTTTAACTACTTTAATTACTGTTGTAGCTATTTTAGTATTAGGTGGAGCAACAATTCAAACGTTTATGTTAGCATTATTAATCGGTATTCTATCCGGAACTTATTCATCTATCTTTGTTGCTAGTCCTGTTTTAGTAGAATGGGATATTTGGCAAGAAAATAAAAATAATGCTGTTACATAA
- a CDS encoding phasin family protein, with the protein MFELFKKTLATGLGVMLFTKEKAEKMVDELVEEGRISQQEAEEIIDELMDMAEEEKNGFKGRIEEEMNKLLNKTGLNKDKEISNLKDDVRKLGLEIEFLKGELATLKAESEEAISEVDD; encoded by the coding sequence ATGTTTGAATTATTTAAGAAAACACTGGCCACGGGATTAGGAGTAATGTTATTTACTAAAGAAAAAGCTGAGAAAATGGTAGATGAATTAGTAGAAGAAGGTAGAATTAGTCAACAAGAAGCTGAGGAAATAATTGATGAATTAATGGATATGGCAGAAGAAGAGAAGAATGGATTTAAGGGTAGGATAGAAGAAGAAATGAATAAATTATTAAATAAAACAGGATTAAATAAAGATAAAGAAATAAGCAATTTAAAAGATGATGTTAGAAAATTAGGGTTAGAGATTGAATTTTTAAAAGGTGAACTTGCAACTTTAAAAGCTGAATCTGAAGAAGCAATTTCAGAAGTTGATGATTAA
- a CDS encoding DUF456 domain-containing protein: MIKAIIILMTIVGVLGTLLPVLPGTPIIVITALIYGFINNFQVISVKLIIILTVLSVIGEILEYIISGIGAKKFGASKYGIFGSVVGGLIGMVTFGPVGALGGLLFGGIIIEMILGKPLIPAIKIGLGAVVGALSGTLFSFLIALLMAGLLISRVI; encoded by the coding sequence ATGATTAAAGCAATAATTATATTGATGACTATTGTTGGAGTTTTAGGAACTTTACTTCCAGTACTGCCAGGTACACCAATAATAGTTATTACGGCACTAATCTACGGATTTATAAATAATTTTCAAGTTATTTCTGTAAAATTAATTATAATTTTAACTGTATTAAGTGTAATAGGTGAAATTCTTGAATATATAATTAGCGGTATTGGAGCTAAAAAATTTGGTGCCAGTAAATATGGAATTTTTGGTTCAGTAGTAGGAGGTTTAATAGGAATGGTCACCTTTGGGCCTGTTGGTGCCCTAGGTGGCCTACTTTTTGGAGGAATAATTATTGAAATGATTTTAGGCAAACCGTTAATACCTGCTATTAAGATTGGGTTAGGTGCAGTAGTAGGTGCTTTAAGTGGAACATTGTTTTCGTTCTTAATAGCTTTATTGATGGCTGGATTATTGATAAGTAGAGTGATTTAA
- a CDS encoding ABC1 kinase family protein — translation MSFWSLNRRYRHMQRYRKIAEVLIKNGFGYLIDSLDLYQFLPLSKRFNIDSKESNNLSRAKRIRLVLEELGPAFVKLGQLLSTRTDLIPQNYIDEFTKLQDDVPALSFEVIVEHIEEALTQPYNEIFDKIEKAPLAAASIGQVHKAYLKNGEEVVIKVQRPNIKEVIQTDLGIIFNLANMIKKRGLMDDFLDPVEIAEEFDRVIKKELDYELEGRNATKFKKNFATNDNVKIPKVYWDLTSKKLLVLEYIDGTKLSTVCNKETDFNRKKLAEIGARSFMKQVLIDGFFHGDPHPGNLLITGEEQISFLDFGIVGRITPDNMKDIANLFISVTKEDVDKIVKELLDLGVLTRQINKQALKREMSELLDEYYGKSLQEIDIGRIINQMLELAFKYKIKLPPDFILLGKALITIEGVGADLDPEFNALTVAEPFAYKLLKERLNPKRLIKELFDDTRDLYEFLMNFPERLDNIVRLLEDQDLRIELKHVGLDDLISKLDIVTNRLSISVIITALIVGSSLIMQVEKGPLFFGFPIIGLSGYLIAGFLGIWLVISIIKSGRF, via the coding sequence ATGTCTTTTTGGAGCTTAAATCGTCGTTATCGCCATATGCAAAGGTATCGAAAAATAGCAGAAGTATTAATTAAGAACGGTTTTGGTTACTTAATTGATAGTTTAGATTTATATCAATTCTTACCCTTAAGTAAAAGGTTTAATATAGATTCTAAAGAATCTAATAATCTATCTAGAGCTAAGAGAATTCGCCTAGTTTTAGAAGAGTTAGGACCTGCTTTTGTAAAACTAGGGCAGCTATTAAGCACACGAACTGACTTGATTCCTCAAAATTATATTGATGAATTTACTAAGTTACAAGATGATGTACCTGCTCTTTCTTTTGAAGTGATAGTTGAGCATATAGAAGAAGCATTAACTCAGCCTTATAATGAAATTTTTGATAAGATTGAAAAAGCCCCCTTAGCAGCTGCTTCGATTGGACAAGTACATAAGGCTTATCTTAAGAATGGGGAAGAAGTAGTAATTAAAGTACAAAGACCTAATATTAAAGAAGTAATTCAAACTGATTTAGGTATTATATTTAATTTGGCTAATATGATTAAGAAACGTGGCTTAATGGACGACTTTTTAGATCCTGTTGAAATTGCGGAAGAGTTTGATAGAGTAATAAAAAAAGAATTAGATTATGAACTAGAAGGTAGAAATGCTACTAAGTTCAAGAAAAATTTTGCTACTAATGATAATGTTAAGATTCCGAAAGTATATTGGGATTTAACTAGTAAGAAGTTATTAGTATTAGAGTATATTGATGGAACTAAATTAAGTACAGTTTGTAATAAAGAGACTGACTTTAATAGAAAGAAGTTGGCTGAAATTGGAGCCAGATCTTTTATGAAACAGGTTTTAATTGATGGCTTTTTTCATGGGGACCCACATCCAGGTAATTTATTAATTACTGGGGAAGAGCAGATATCCTTTTTAGACTTTGGGATTGTAGGTCGTATAACCCCTGATAATATGAAAGATATAGCGAATTTATTTATATCAGTTACTAAAGAAGATGTGGATAAAATAGTTAAAGAGTTATTAGATTTAGGGGTTTTGACTAGGCAGATTAATAAACAGGCTTTAAAACGAGAGATGAGTGAATTACTAGACGAATATTATGGGAAAAGTTTACAAGAAATTGATATAGGTCGGATAATTAATCAAATGTTAGAGTTAGCTTTTAAATATAAGATTAAGCTACCTCCAGATTTTATTCTACTAGGAAAGGCATTAATAACCATTGAAGGAGTAGGAGCTGATTTAGATCCAGAATTTAATGCTCTCACAGTAGCAGAACCATTTGCATATAAACTATTAAAGGAACGATTGAATCCTAAACGGTTAATTAAAGAATTATTTGATGATACTAGAGATTTATATGAATTTTTAATGAATTTTCCAGAACGGTTAGATAATATTGTACGTTTATTAGAAGATCAGGATCTAAGAATAGAGCTAAAACATGTGGGGCTAGATGATTTAATATCTAAATTGGATATAGTAACTAATCGGTTATCAATTTCAGTAATTATTACTGCATTAATTGTAGGTTCTTCTTTAATTATGCAGGTAGAAAAAGGACCTTTATTCTTCGGTTTTCCAATTATTGGTTTAAGCGGTTATTTAATTGCTGGTTTTTTAGGAATCTGGTTAGTAATTTCGATTATTAAGTCCGGCAGATTCTAA
- the recJ gene encoding single-stranded-DNA-specific exonuclease RecJ — MVLERTWKITEDKQTIQKRLSTKLNISPVLAQVLINRGLDTTEEINDFLNVSLDGLHSPFLLKGMEKAVNRISNAVEANEVIAIYGDYDVDGITSTGALINFFQQLDIEVKHHIPNRLDEGYGLNKGAIKKISESGVKLVITVDCGISDYLEVEYANQLGIDIIITDHHEVPDQLPQAEAIINAKQSDCNYPFPELCGVGVAFKLIHGLTITNSNLDEEIIKDYLDLVTLGTVADIVPLIGENRIIVKHGLEILKNSKSLGVNALVEVSNLQDREIGTGHIGYILAPKINAAGRIGNPDLALKLLITKQPTQAKDIAQELKEINQDRKDIQAEILKEAELMIEGINLDQTKVLVLASERWHSGIVGIVASKIVEKYHKPTIMIAIEDEGIGKGSARSIKGLNIYYAIKNSKELLASYGGHEQAAGLSIEENNISQFRRETNQYADQVLTEDDLTPRLKLDAKVSLSELSMGLVEELNSLAPFGLNNPRPKFAVEGVTVNNFKIVGKNDEHLQLFIKDEISNDTVKCIGFNMAEFRELLLTQRDKIDLACTLDINEWKGNRELQLNIKDIKFPELSFIDKLFTKSEAIIEGDYYRGIGEADQFYTKVVGVTFEGRQDIIKDLESGDELKLVREPNNEYDESAIKVETISDQQIGYLNANLAQYLAPYLDVGFDYKATVSEITGGGEKNLGVNIFIIKEGYKEAEVQELSKEKRARLATLNQPEILEEIRECLIGEYDFRSKQKEVLGSLAEGQNTLAIFGTGRGKSAIFQSYAALRALNKGEITVVLYPLRALVNDQFDNLRSTLTPLGLDIYKANGSLSITEREELMVALNQGELDILLTTPEFFEYHLDKFQSLKDKIKFLVVDESHHIGLASNSFRPTYNRLNKLIRRLNNPLVLAVTATANDQVAKEIIETLEIEQIIIDPHIRSNLEIVDKRNCNDKDKYLRKLLSNGKKSIIYVNSREKSIEIASDLREELPELSGQITFYNAGLTNKERNTVEDMFRNDELKIVVSTSAFGEGINIPDIRNVVLYHLNFNLTEFNQQSGRVGRDGKKAYIHLLFEDRDAKINKFILDSIAPEREVLASLYRVLRKLEDNKQEIRLTNQQLADEVNNLVKRKVSDSTISAGLGILEELDLLTRIREAGERIIQLKEAPENKLDLSDSLRYQEGQEDKFAFNKFKKLILKESAEKLLSLINKPIYPNKFIEIKEED; from the coding sequence ATGGTCTTAGAAAGAACATGGAAGATAACAGAAGATAAGCAGACTATTCAAAAACGCTTAAGTACTAAATTGAATATTTCTCCAGTTTTAGCTCAGGTCTTAATAAATCGGGGCTTAGATACTACAGAAGAAATAAATGATTTCTTAAATGTTAGTTTAGATGGGCTTCATTCTCCTTTCTTACTTAAAGGAATGGAGAAAGCTGTAAATAGAATTTCAAATGCTGTAGAAGCTAATGAAGTTATAGCTATTTATGGAGATTATGATGTAGATGGTATTACTAGTACAGGAGCATTAATTAATTTTTTTCAACAATTAGACATAGAAGTTAAGCACCATATTCCTAATCGCTTAGATGAAGGATATGGCTTAAATAAAGGTGCTATTAAAAAAATATCTGAATCAGGAGTAAAGCTCGTAATTACGGTAGATTGTGGGATTAGTGATTATTTAGAAGTAGAATATGCTAATCAGTTAGGAATTGATATAATTATTACTGATCACCATGAAGTTCCTGACCAACTACCTCAAGCAGAAGCTATAATTAATGCTAAGCAGTCAGATTGTAATTATCCTTTTCCAGAATTATGTGGAGTAGGGGTTGCTTTTAAACTGATTCATGGTCTGACTATTACAAACTCTAATTTAGATGAAGAGATAATTAAAGATTACTTAGATTTAGTTACTTTAGGAACTGTAGCGGATATAGTTCCCTTAATTGGTGAGAATAGAATCATAGTTAAGCATGGATTAGAAATATTAAAGAATTCAAAGAGTCTAGGAGTTAATGCTTTAGTTGAAGTTTCTAATTTACAAGATAGAGAAATTGGTACAGGACATATTGGTTATATTTTAGCTCCTAAGATTAATGCTGCTGGAAGAATTGGTAATCCTGATTTAGCTTTAAAATTATTAATTACAAAGCAACCTACTCAGGCAAAAGATATTGCTCAAGAATTAAAAGAAATTAACCAAGATAGAAAAGATATTCAGGCTGAAATTCTTAAAGAAGCTGAGTTGATGATTGAAGGAATTAATTTGGATCAGACTAAAGTTTTAGTCTTAGCATCTGAAAGATGGCATTCTGGAATTGTAGGGATTGTTGCGTCAAAAATTGTAGAGAAGTATCATAAACCTACTATTATGATTGCAATTGAAGATGAAGGTATAGGAAAAGGTTCAGCTAGAAGTATTAAAGGTTTAAATATTTATTATGCTATTAAAAATTCTAAGGAGTTATTGGCTAGTTATGGTGGACATGAACAAGCCGCGGGTCTGAGTATTGAAGAGAATAATATTTCTCAGTTTAGACGAGAAACCAACCAGTATGCCGACCAAGTTTTAACTGAAGATGATTTAACTCCTCGTCTTAAATTAGATGCCAAGGTTTCATTATCAGAATTAAGTATGGGCTTGGTAGAAGAATTAAATTCTTTAGCTCCATTTGGATTAAATAATCCTAGACCTAAATTTGCAGTTGAAGGTGTAACTGTAAATAATTTTAAAATAGTTGGAAAGAACGATGAACATTTACAATTGTTTATTAAAGATGAGATTAGCAACGATACAGTAAAATGTATTGGATTTAATATGGCTGAATTTAGAGAATTACTATTAACCCAAAGAGATAAAATTGATTTAGCTTGTACTTTAGATATCAATGAATGGAAAGGTAATAGAGAGTTACAATTAAATATAAAGGATATAAAATTTCCCGAACTTTCTTTTATAGATAAGTTATTTACTAAATCAGAAGCCATTATTGAAGGTGATTATTATCGCGGCATTGGGGAAGCCGATCAATTTTATACTAAAGTAGTAGGAGTAACTTTTGAAGGGCGTCAGGATATAATTAAAGATTTAGAATCTGGAGATGAATTAAAGTTAGTTAGAGAACCAAATAATGAATATGATGAATCAGCAATTAAAGTAGAGACTATATCAGATCAACAAATAGGTTATCTGAATGCTAATTTAGCTCAGTATTTAGCACCTTATTTGGATGTAGGGTTTGATTATAAAGCAACAGTTTCGGAGATAACAGGTGGTGGAGAAAAGAATTTAGGCGTAAATATTTTTATTATAAAAGAGGGTTATAAAGAAGCAGAAGTTCAAGAGCTTTCTAAGGAAAAAAGAGCAAGATTAGCGACTTTAAACCAACCGGAAATTCTAGAGGAAATCAGAGAATGTCTAATAGGTGAATATGATTTTCGTTCTAAACAAAAAGAAGTTTTAGGTAGCTTAGCTGAAGGACAGAATACTTTAGCCATATTTGGTACTGGTCGGGGTAAATCTGCTATCTTTCAAAGTTATGCAGCTCTACGAGCATTAAATAAAGGTGAAATAACAGTTGTTTTATATCCTTTACGTGCCTTAGTTAATGATCAATTTGATAATTTGAGATCTACATTAACGCCTCTTGGTTTAGATATTTATAAAGCTAATGGCTCCTTAAGTATTACAGAACGAGAGGAATTAATGGTTGCTTTAAATCAAGGAGAATTAGATATTTTATTAACTACTCCGGAATTTTTTGAATACCATTTAGATAAATTTCAGAGTCTTAAAGATAAGATAAAATTTTTGGTTGTTGATGAAAGTCATCACATTGGACTAGCCTCTAATTCCTTTAGACCTACTTATAACCGATTAAATAAATTAATAAGAAGGTTAAATAATCCTTTAGTTTTAGCTGTCACAGCTACTGCTAATGATCAAGTAGCTAAAGAAATTATTGAAACATTAGAAATTGAACAAATTATAATAGATCCTCATATAAGGAGTAATTTAGAAATAGTAGATAAAAGAAATTGCAATGATAAGGATAAGTATTTAAGAAAATTATTAAGTAATGGAAAAAAGAGTATAATATATGTTAATAGTAGAGAAAAAAGTATAGAAATTGCCAGTGATTTGCGAGAAGAATTACCTGAGTTATCTGGACAGATTACTTTTTATAACGCAGGATTAACTAATAAGGAAAGAAATACAGTTGAGGATATGTTTAGAAATGATGAATTGAAGATAGTGGTTTCTACTAGTGCTTTTGGAGAAGGAATTAATATTCCTGATATTAGAAATGTTGTCTTATATCATCTTAATTTTAATTTAACAGAGTTTAATCAACAGAGTGGACGGGTTGGTAGAGATGGTAAGAAAGCTTATATTCATCTTTTGTTTGAAGACCGTGATGCGAAAATTAATAAATTTATTTTAGATAGTATAGCTCCTGAACGGGAGGTATTAGCTTCTCTTTATCGAGTCTTAAGGAAGTTAGAAGATAATAAGCAAGAGATTAGATTAACTAATCAACAGTTAGCTGATGAAGTAAATAACTTAGTAAAGCGTAAGGTGAGTGATAGTACTATTTCAGCTGGTTTAGGAATTTTAGAGGAATTGGACTTACTAACCAGGATTCGTGAGGCAGGAGAAAGAATAATTCAATTAAAGGAGGCTCCTGAGAATAAATTAGATTTAAGTGATTCACTGAGATATCAGGAGGGTCAAGAGGATAAATTTGCCTTTAATAAGTTCAAAAAGCTTATACTTAAAGAATCAGCTGAGAAATTGTTATCACTTATTAATAAACCTATTTATCCAAATAAATTTATAGAAATCAAGGAGGAAGATTAA
- a CDS encoding adenine phosphoribosyltransferase yields the protein MNLEEKIRTIKDFPKEGIEFKDITTLLKDPEAYQATIQKFVERYQDQEIDVVVGIEARGFLVGAPLALELGKSFVPARKEGKLPAEVVRAEYDLEYGSNILEIHKDALEEGQKVLIIDDLLATGGTVKATADLIQEIGGEIVELAFLLELGFLGGRDQLVDYDIYSIIIED from the coding sequence GTGAATTTAGAAGAAAAGATTAGAACTATTAAGGATTTTCCAAAGGAAGGTATTGAATTTAAGGATATTACTACTTTACTAAAGGATCCGGAAGCTTATCAAGCTACTATTCAAAAGTTTGTGGAACGTTATCAAGATCAAGAGATAGATGTAGTAGTTGGAATTGAAGCTAGAGGTTTTTTAGTAGGGGCACCATTAGCTTTAGAATTAGGTAAAAGTTTTGTACCTGCTAGAAAAGAAGGTAAGCTACCAGCAGAAGTTGTTAGAGCAGAATATGATTTGGAATATGGTAGTAATATATTAGAAATTCATAAAGATGCTCTTGAAGAAGGTCAGAAAGTTTTAATAATAGATGATCTTTTAGCAACAGGTGGAACTGTAAAAGCTACAGCTGATTTAATTCAAGAGATAGGTGGAGAAATAGTTGAATTAGCATTCTTATTAGAGTTAGGCTTTTTAGGTGGAAGAGACCAGTTAGTAGATTATGATATTTATTCAATTATTATAGAGGATTAG